The Nycticebus coucang isolate mNycCou1 chromosome 15, mNycCou1.pri, whole genome shotgun sequence genome has a segment encoding these proteins:
- the MAP2K3 gene encoding dual specificity mitogen-activated protein kinase kinase 3, translating to MESPASSQPAGMPQPKGKSKRKKDLRISCVSKSPAPNPTPPRNLDSRTFITIGDRNFEVEADDLVTISELGRGAYGVVEKVRHAQSGTIMAVKRIRATVNSQEQKRLLMDLDINMRTVDCFYTVTFYGALFREGDVWICMELMDTSLDKFYRKVLDKNMTIPEDILGEIAVSIVRALEHLHSKLSVIHRDVKPSNVLINKEGHVKMCDFGISGYLVDSVAKTMDAGCKPYMAPERINPELNQKGYNVKSDVWSLGITMIEMAILRFPYESWGTPFQQLKQVVEEPSPQLPADRFSPEFVDFTAQCLRKNSAERLSYLELMEHPFFTLHKTKKTDIAAFVKEILGEDS from the exons GAAAATCCAAGAGGAAGAAGGACTTACGAATATCCTGTGTGTCCAAGTCACCTGCACCCAACCCCAC ACCCCCCCGGAACCTGGATTCCCGGACCTTCATCACCATCGGAGACAGA aACTTTGAGGTGGAGGCTGATGACCTAGTGACCATCTCGGAACTGGGCCGGGGAGCCTATGGAGTGGTGGAGAAGGTGCGGCACGCCCAAAGTGGCACCATCATGGCCGTGAAG CGGATCCGGGCCACCGTGAATTCACAGGAGCAGAAGCGGCTGCTCATGGATCTGGACATCAACATGCGTACAGTTGACTGCTTCTACACCGTCACCTTCTACGGGGCCCTCTTCCGAGAG GGAGACGTGTGGATCTGCATGGAGCTCATGGACACATCCCTGGACAAATTCTACCGGAAGGTGCTGGATAAAAACATGACAATTCCAGAGGACATTCTGGGAGAGATTGCTGTGTCT ATAGTGCGGGCACTGGAGCACCTGCATAGCAAGCTGTCGGTGATTCACAGAG ATGTGAAGCCCTCCAACGTCCTCATCAACAAGGAGGGCCACGTGAAGATGTGCGACTTCGGCATCAGCGGCTACTTGGTAGACTCCGTGGCCAAGACAATGGATGCCGGCTGCAAGCCTTACATGGCT CCTGAGAGAATCAATCCGGAGCTGAACCAGAAGGGCTACAATGTCAAGTCTGATGTCTGGAGTCTTGGCATCACCATG ATTGAGATGGCCATTCTACGGTTCCCTTATGAGTCCTGGGGGACCCCATTCCAGCAGCTGAAGCAGGTGGTGGAAGAGCCATCCCCCCAGCTCCCAGCTGACCGTTTCTCCCCTGAGTTTGTGGACTTCACTGCACAGTG CCTGAGGAAGAACTCTGCGGAACGCCTGAGCTACCTGGAGCTGATG GAGCACCCCTTCTTTACTTTGCACAAAACCAAGAAGACGGATATTGCTGCCTTCGTGAAAGAGATCTTGGGAGAGGACTCATAA